In one window of Gossypium arboreum isolate Shixiya-1 chromosome 4, ASM2569848v2, whole genome shotgun sequence DNA:
- the LOC108459891 gene encoding probable terpene synthase 12 encodes MALAPPSLILCSPRLIPKQVMIPTNIFRHKFESDHRSLMSSSRICCAVSPPTTQVSNSNHPKDGRSSANYQPTIWSYDFLQSLKNDHADIIYKERAAKLEQELRFALHDENAEPVNLLELIDDIQRLGLGHRFEIDINRALEKFMSSDDYSVATKYSLHAAALRFRLLRQHGYVVSQDVFKAFKDHKGNFKECLYKDVKGMLSLYEASRLAFEEEYVMDEAFLFTRMHLMGLQGVSNLEEGLLEQVIHALELPLHRRMVRLEARWYIEAYSKSAARKPNLLELAKLDFNMVQSTLQEDLKEMTRWWIGMGLSSKLNFARDRLMECFFWSVGMVSEPQFRNCRKSLTKVASFVTIIDDIYDVYGTLDELELFTEAVQRWDVCAVKDLPKCMELCFLALYNSVNEMAYETLRDHGENIIPYLTKAWADLCKAFLKEAAWARSKHVPTFQDYLENAWVSVSGHIFLVHAYFLQSPNITSEALDSLEQYHDILRWPSTIFRLCNDLGTSKDELERGESANSIICYMKEVGCSEATARQHISNLIDNYWMKMNKCRIEGSTFAKHLVETATNLARISQCTYQHGDAHGCPDNLSKNRIQSLIVEPISIN; translated from the exons ATGGCGTTGGCACCTCCCAGCCTCATCCTCTGCAGTCCCCGTCTGATTCCTAAGCAAGTAATGATCCCTACTAATATTTTTCGTCACAAATTTGAATCTGATCATCGTTCGTTGATGAGTAGCTCCCGTATCTGCTGTGCTGTGTCGCCGCCCACCACTCAAGTTTCTAATTCTAATCAcccaaaagatggaagaagttcAGCAAATTACCAGCCAACTATTTGGAGCTACGATTTCCTTCAGTCCTTGAAGAATGATCATGCC GATATCATATACAAAGAGAGAGCAGCGAAGTTAGAGCAGGAACTGAGGTTTGCTCTTCATGATGAAAACGCAGAGCCAGTGAACTTGCTAGAACTGATTGATGACATCCAACGGCTGGGGTTAGGTCATCGTTTTGAGATTGATATCAATCGAGCCCTTGAGAAATTTATGTCTTCAGATGACTATAGTGTCGCAACAAAGTATAGTCTGCACGCAGCGGCTCTAAGATTCAGACTCCTCAGGCAACACGGCTATGTGGTTTCTCAAG ACGTGTTTAAAGCTTTCAAGGACCATAAGGGAAATTTCAAGGAATGCCTTTACAAGGATGTCAAAggaatgttgagtttgtatgaAGCTTCACGTCTTGCCTTCGAAGAAGAGTATGTAATGGATGAAGCCTTCTTGTTTACACGAATGCATCTCATGGGTTTACAGGGTGTTAGTAATCTGGAAGAAGGTTTATTAGAACAGGTGATCCACGCATTGGAGCTCCCACTGCATCGAAGAATGGTCAGGCTAGAAGCTCGATGGTACATCGAAGCTTACAGCAAAAGTGCAGCTAGAAAACCAAACCTACTTGAATTGGCCAAACTGGATTTTAACATGGTGCAGTCAACACTTCAAGAAGATCTTAAAGAGATGACAAG ATGGTGGATTGGTATGGGACTATCGAGCAAGTTAAATTTCGCAAGGGATAGGCTCATGGAATGCTTCTTTTGGTCTGTTGGAATGGTCTCTGAACCTCAATTCAGGAATTGCAGAAAAAGTTTAACCAAAGTGGCTTCTTTCGTTACTATAATTGATGATATTTACGATGTTTATGGCACTTTAGATGAATTAGAGTTGTTCACTGAAGCTGTTCAaag ATGGGATGTATGTGCCGTAAAAGATCTTCCCAAGTGTATGGAGCTATGCTTTCTAGCTCTGTACAACTCTGTAAATGAGATGGCTTATGAAACTCTTAGAGACCATGGAGAAAACATCATTCCATACTTAACCAAAGCT TGGGCAGATCTATGCAAAGCATTCTTGAAAGAAGCAGCGTGGGCACGTAGTAAACATGTTCCAACATTCCAAGACTATCTTGAAAATGCATGGGTGTCTGTGTCTGGACATATTTTTCTAGTCCATGCCTATTTTTTACAGAGTCCAAACATCACAAGTGAAGCACTTGACAGCTTGGAACAGTACCATGATATCCTTCGTTGGCCATCTACTATTTTCCGACTTTGTAATGATTTGGGTACTTCGAAG GACGAGTTGGAAAGAGGTGAAAGTGCAAACTCGATAATATGCTACATGAAGGAAGTTGGCTGCTCGGAGGCAACGGCTCGCCAACATATAAGTAATTTGATCGATAATTATTGGATGAAAATGAACAAATGCCGAATTGAAGGTTCTACATTTGCGAAACATTTGGTAGAAACAGCTACTAATTTGGCTCGGATTTCCCAATGCACATACCAGCATGGAGATGCACATGGATGTCCAGATAATCTATCTAAGAATAGAATACAATCGTTGATTGTTGAGCCTATTTCTATAAACTAG